The Populus alba chromosome 6, ASM523922v2, whole genome shotgun sequence genome contains a region encoding:
- the LOC118048578 gene encoding probable E3 ubiquitin-protein ligase LOG2 isoform X1, with protein MANISSRNNVAVTIRNDVNLKKESLRIEPDEESPGIYLVTFTFDASVAGSITIIFFAKEGEDCILTPTKADLLPPVTVNFQQGLGQKFRQPSGTGIDFTLFEEEELVNEGEMDAYPLVVKAEASPANQKGTEGNQMSGAEASPANQKGTEGNQMSGAMDSHITHAVFEEEKGEYQVRVMKQILWVNGMRYELQEIYGIGNANDPREECVICLSKPRDTTVLPCRHMCMCSGCAKVLRFQTNRCPICRQPVDRLLEIKVNNGPDE; from the exons ATGGCCAACATCAGCAGCAGAAACAACGTGGCGGTTACTATAAGGAATGATGTTAATTTGAAGAAGGAGAGTTTGAGGATTGAACCGGACGAGGAGAGTCCAGGGATCTATCTTGTTACATTCACGTTTGATGCTTCTGTTGCTGGAAG CATCACtattattttctttgcaaaagaaGGCGAGGATTGTATCCTGACACCAACAAAGGCAGACCTCCTTCCACCAGTAACAGTTAATTTCCAACAAGGTCTGGGCCAGAAGTTCAGACAGCCTTCTGGGACAGGGATTGATTTCACCTTGTTTGAGGAGGAAGAGTTGGTAAATGAGGGTGAGATGGATGCCTATCCTCTAGTAGTAAAAGCAGAGGCATCCCCTGCTAATCAAAAGGGAACAGAAGGAAACCAAATGTCTGGAGCAGAGGCATCCCCTGCTAATCAAAAGGGAACAGAAGGAAACCAAATGTCTGGAGCTATGGACTCTCACATAACACATGCAGTGTTCGAGGAGGAGAAAGGTGAGTACCAAGTAAGGGTGATGAAGCAGATCCTCTGGGTGAATGGGATGAGATATGAGCTTCAGGAGATATACGGGATTGGAAATGCAAATGACCCACGCGAAGAATGTGTCATTTGCCTGTCAAAACCACGGGACACTACCGTTCTTCCTTGCCGGCACATG TGTATGTGCAGTGGATGTGCAAAGGTTTTGAGGTTCCAAACGAACAGATGCCCCATCTGCAGGCAACCAGTTGACAGGCTCCTAGAGATAAAGGTCAACAATGGGCCTGATGAGTGA
- the LOC118048578 gene encoding probable E3 ubiquitin-protein ligase LOG2 isoform X2, which translates to MANISSRNNVAVTIRNDVNLKKESLRIEPDEESPGIYLVTFTFDASVAGSITIIFFAKEGEDCILTPTKADLLPPVTVNFQQGLGQKFRQPSGTGIDFTLFEEEELVNEGEMDAYPLVVKAEASPANQKGTEGNQMSGAMDSHITHAVFEEEKGEYQVRVMKQILWVNGMRYELQEIYGIGNANDPREECVICLSKPRDTTVLPCRHMCMCSGCAKVLRFQTNRCPICRQPVDRLLEIKVNNGPDE; encoded by the exons ATGGCCAACATCAGCAGCAGAAACAACGTGGCGGTTACTATAAGGAATGATGTTAATTTGAAGAAGGAGAGTTTGAGGATTGAACCGGACGAGGAGAGTCCAGGGATCTATCTTGTTACATTCACGTTTGATGCTTCTGTTGCTGGAAG CATCACtattattttctttgcaaaagaaGGCGAGGATTGTATCCTGACACCAACAAAGGCAGACCTCCTTCCACCAGTAACAGTTAATTTCCAACAAGGTCTGGGCCAGAAGTTCAGACAGCCTTCTGGGACAGGGATTGATTTCACCTTGTTTGAGGAGGAAGAGTTGGTAAATGAGGGTGAGATGGATGCCTATCCTCTAGTAGTAAAAGCAGAG GCATCCCCTGCTAATCAAAAGGGAACAGAAGGAAACCAAATGTCTGGAGCTATGGACTCTCACATAACACATGCAGTGTTCGAGGAGGAGAAAGGTGAGTACCAAGTAAGGGTGATGAAGCAGATCCTCTGGGTGAATGGGATGAGATATGAGCTTCAGGAGATATACGGGATTGGAAATGCAAATGACCCACGCGAAGAATGTGTCATTTGCCTGTCAAAACCACGGGACACTACCGTTCTTCCTTGCCGGCACATG TGTATGTGCAGTGGATGTGCAAAGGTTTTGAGGTTCCAAACGAACAGATGCCCCATCTGCAGGCAACCAGTTGACAGGCTCCTAGAGATAAAGGTCAACAATGGGCCTGATGAGTGA